From the Lolium rigidum isolate FL_2022 chromosome 2, APGP_CSIRO_Lrig_0.1, whole genome shotgun sequence genome, one window contains:
- the LOC124689488 gene encoding RING-H2 finger protein ATL79-like, whose translation MESSTATQTERHGRGNATATTIAKSRWGPYSGAGDFAGNMAVILASLLAALALALALHAGVRHLLRRRRRQRQTNGGQAPDPEKPPPVAPALLELVYSAAEAGQLAGAASECAICLAEFADGDAVRAVPACGHGFHARCIERWLAPGGRRSSCPTCRAPASTPLASASAGAPAAAAS comes from the coding sequence ATGGAGTCGTCGACGGCGACGCAGACGGAGCGCCACGGCCGCGGCAACGCGACGGCGACCACCATCGCCAAGAGCAGGTGGGGGCCCTACTCGGGCGCCGGGGACTTCGCGGGCAACATGGCCGTCATCCTCGCGTCCCTGCTCGCCGCGCTCGCGCTCGCcctcgcgctgcacgccggcgtcaggcacctcctccgccgccgccgacggcagCGGCAGACGAACGGCGGCCAGGCGCCGGACCCGGAGAAGCCGCCGCCCGTGGCGCCGGCGCTGCTGGAGCTGGTGTactcggcggcggaggcgggccaGCTGGCGGGCGCCGCGTCCGAGTGCGCCATCTGCCTCGCCGAGTTCGCGGACGGCGACGCCGTGCGAGCCGTCCCGGCCTGCGGGCACGGCTTCCACGCGCGCTGCATCGAGCGCTGGCTCGCCCCCGGCGGGCGGCGCTCCTCCTGCCCGACGTGCCGCGCGCCGGCCTCCACGCCACTGGCATCGGCATCGGCCGGTGCCCCCGCCGCGGCGGCGTCCTGA